A stretch of the Pseudoalteromonas phenolica genome encodes the following:
- a CDS encoding methyl-accepting chemotaxis protein — protein MNINRLLGKVKVANKLRISIAISIAIIVGIQLSAANKLKDTMTAERQTKAIGLVESVSSQLNAIAKSANLTTEQKQTQAKYLINNTRFGESGYFFVFDNRGDMVAHPIKPALNNQSMTTHVKPFIRNAFTQFVDTAEQYGQGFVTYQWPKPGSTEQEEKVSYVQKQAHWNWVIGTGIYLTDIQETYYQTLRSILIEMLVYIAILLIVSQYVARNITKPLNKLTRTMTQVANEKDLTIQLKHQGNDELSEMGRAFNESNAQFRHVLDNINENTMSLASQAEELSVVTQQIKTGIVEQHQETASVQDKVSHLNESAQEVFQQTQSALDNVEHAGQLTSQSLKHINDNAVSINEVAERVDSAEHAVKELQNSSDKITEVLDVIQKVAEQTNLLALNAAIEAARAGEQGRGFAVVADEVRTLAMRTQQSTEDIQAIINQLHTGVKATVDEMVLCKQSANEGLLISKQCNETLQQVDGAMQAIQLSNAEIAAAAQLQSDNIAVIADNMASIAAVSEQTETGAEHTHAASQQLSVMSQELSDLVREFKV, from the coding sequence TTGAACATCAACCGCCTGCTTGGCAAAGTAAAAGTTGCCAATAAGCTGCGAATCTCTATTGCTATCTCTATCGCAATTATAGTGGGGATCCAACTCTCTGCTGCAAACAAATTGAAAGACACAATGACAGCTGAACGACAAACAAAGGCGATAGGCCTTGTGGAATCTGTCAGCTCTCAACTGAATGCCATTGCCAAGTCGGCCAACCTAACCACTGAGCAAAAGCAGACACAAGCAAAGTATTTGATCAATAACACCCGCTTCGGTGAATCAGGCTACTTTTTTGTATTCGACAATCGAGGTGACATGGTTGCTCACCCAATTAAACCCGCACTCAACAACCAATCAATGACAACACATGTAAAACCATTTATTCGTAATGCTTTTACACAATTTGTTGATACTGCAGAACAATATGGTCAAGGCTTTGTTACGTACCAATGGCCAAAACCAGGGTCAACTGAACAAGAAGAAAAGGTATCGTATGTACAAAAACAGGCACATTGGAATTGGGTAATTGGCACGGGGATTTACCTAACTGATATTCAAGAGACCTACTACCAGACCTTGCGTAGCATTCTCATTGAAATGTTGGTTTACATCGCAATATTACTGATTGTTTCGCAATATGTAGCACGTAATATCACAAAGCCATTGAATAAACTGACTCGCACCATGACTCAAGTTGCGAATGAGAAAGATCTGACGATTCAGCTAAAGCATCAAGGTAATGATGAGTTATCTGAAATGGGACGCGCCTTTAATGAAAGTAATGCCCAGTTTAGACATGTGCTAGACAATATTAACGAAAATACCATGTCGTTAGCGTCTCAAGCCGAAGAGCTATCTGTGGTTACACAACAAATTAAAACCGGCATTGTTGAACAGCATCAAGAAACTGCGTCAGTTCAAGACAAAGTCAGCCACCTAAACGAGTCAGCCCAAGAAGTATTTCAACAAACACAAAGTGCCCTTGATAACGTAGAACATGCTGGTCAGTTAACATCGCAGAGTTTAAAACATATTAATGACAACGCTGTCTCAATCAATGAAGTAGCTGAACGAGTAGATAGTGCTGAACACGCGGTGAAGGAGCTACAAAATAGCTCTGATAAGATCACCGAAGTACTCGATGTGATCCAAAAGGTAGCTGAGCAAACCAATCTACTGGCCCTCAACGCCGCAATAGAAGCTGCTCGAGCAGGAGAACAAGGTCGAGGCTTTGCCGTTGTAGCTGATGAAGTTAGAACGCTTGCAATGCGAACCCAGCAATCAACAGAAGATATTCAAGCCATTATTAACCAACTTCACACGGGGGTAAAAGCCACTGTTGATGAAATGGTACTGTGTAAGCAGTCTGCTAATGAAGGCTTGTTGATCAGTAAGCAGTGTAATGAGACGTTACAGCAAGTAGATGGCGCGATGCAGGCTATTCAGCTTTCAAACGCCGAGATTGCCGCTGCAGCGCAATTGCAGTCTGATAACATCGCAGTCATTGCAGATAACATGGCTAGCATCGCAGCGGTTTCAGAGCAAACCGAGACCGGTGCTGAACACACCCATGCTGCCAGCCAGCAGCTCAGTGTTATGTCGCAAGAGTTAAGTGATTTAGTAAGAGAGTTTAAGGTTTAA
- a CDS encoding alpha/beta hydrolase family protein, which translates to MLKPLILTAALSSSIGALAAPTINNQQVEQQKNCFSGRFETYAIWRGMIENKIKRRVTEPQKIAQRMKVFDERFGEEQFNAFKDKLNCTNFKYKVDGNDVWGYVIKPKGSVQLLPTLIYNRGGNGNFGSVVFGAMMANLFPIAEQGFVIIGSQYRGTFSKDDNLDQFGGEDVNDVLALLDLIPHVNGADTNRIGMFGASRGGMQTHLAAKQTSKIKAIATIAGSADLKAGLEIRANMEKVYKNRIPNYAQNKDQELAIRSVLNWVDTLPKDRPILLIHGEKDKRVSATHSENLAAALKKHKVPHKLVLYPEDNHFLERSKSQADAEIVSWFKAHL; encoded by the coding sequence ATGCTAAAACCTCTTATTTTAACTGCAGCCCTATCTTCTTCTATCGGTGCACTTGCAGCTCCAACAATTAACAACCAACAAGTTGAGCAACAAAAAAATTGCTTCAGTGGCCGCTTTGAAACTTATGCTATTTGGCGTGGCATGATCGAAAATAAAATCAAAAGAAGGGTGACTGAACCTCAGAAAATCGCTCAACGCATGAAAGTGTTTGATGAGCGCTTTGGTGAAGAGCAATTTAACGCTTTCAAAGATAAGCTCAATTGCACAAACTTTAAATACAAGGTCGACGGTAATGATGTCTGGGGTTATGTCATCAAGCCGAAAGGTTCTGTGCAACTTTTACCAACCTTAATTTATAACCGAGGGGGTAATGGTAACTTTGGGAGTGTGGTGTTTGGCGCCATGATGGCGAACCTATTTCCAATTGCCGAACAAGGGTTTGTGATCATTGGCTCACAATATCGAGGCACTTTCAGCAAAGATGATAACCTCGACCAATTTGGCGGAGAAGACGTTAACGATGTATTAGCTCTGCTTGATTTGATACCTCATGTAAACGGTGCAGATACTAATAGAATTGGTATGTTTGGCGCGAGTCGAGGCGGTATGCAAACACATTTGGCCGCTAAGCAAACTTCAAAAATCAAAGCCATTGCGACCATTGCCGGTAGCGCCGATTTAAAAGCGGGTCTTGAGATACGTGCCAATATGGAAAAAGTCTATAAAAACCGAATTCCAAATTATGCTCAAAATAAAGACCAAGAACTGGCCATACGCTCGGTACTAAATTGGGTAGATACCCTGCCAAAAGACAGGCCAATTTTGCTGATCCATGGTGAAAAAGATAAGCGCGTATCAGCTACTCACTCTGAGAATTTAGCAGCCGCACTCAAAAAGCATAAAGTACCGCACAAGTTAGTGTTATACCCTGAAGACAATCACTTTTTAGAACGCTCTAAATCACAAGCCGATGCTGAGATTGTCAGCTGGTTCAAAGCCCATTTATAA
- a CDS encoding HAD family hydrolase — MTDKLSNKNLALFDFDGTLTDADMFTKFLKFSATKKRAWLIRLTLLPLYGFYKLGLFPAPTLRKLASFVAYKNKPISFLCPVGEEYALTVIPKHLRKPAIERLQWHLEQGDTVVVVSASIDLYLKPWCRSLGVELICSELAIKNDKFTGLYLNGDVSNHTKAERVKSMFNLDQFKRIYAYGDTPEDHALLSLADEQYMNWVKQ, encoded by the coding sequence ATGACTGACAAGTTGAGTAATAAAAACTTAGCCCTTTTTGATTTTGATGGCACCTTAACCGATGCCGATATGTTCACTAAATTCTTGAAGTTTTCAGCGACAAAAAAGCGCGCTTGGTTAATTAGGCTGACATTACTTCCTCTTTATGGGTTTTATAAACTGGGCCTTTTCCCAGCGCCAACTTTGCGAAAGTTAGCAAGCTTTGTTGCTTATAAAAACAAACCCATCAGCTTCCTGTGCCCAGTTGGAGAAGAATACGCGCTTACGGTGATCCCCAAGCACCTTCGCAAACCAGCCATTGAGCGTTTGCAATGGCACTTAGAACAGGGTGATACCGTTGTTGTGGTATCAGCTTCGATAGACCTGTACTTAAAACCTTGGTGTCGTTCACTTGGGGTTGAACTAATTTGTAGTGAACTTGCGATTAAGAATGATAAATTTACAGGGCTTTATCTAAACGGGGATGTGAGCAATCACACTAAGGCTGAGCGAGTAAAATCTATGTTTAATCTCGACCAATTTAAGCGTATTTACGCCTATGGTGACACACCAGAAGACCATGCACTTTTGTCTCTCGCCGACGAACAATATATGAATTGGGTGAAGCAATAA
- a CDS encoding DUF998 domain-containing protein, translating into MLEQVMSLMGLIASIWLVLGVYSAAKLYPNYNHNEQFCSELGAVGSPTQRFSPLINNYPLGVLFCLFGAYVFNLEPNIWLQLTGVCIVVHGLGTWVAGFFPMDADPYTKAPSRDCNIHSWAGLFMLLSLLLAPIFMLIAPLSAINSIAFKAFSIMSLIATIYTLMLMKKAYVQKQKVGLYQRISYGTQLAWLSVLSLVISFS; encoded by the coding sequence ATGCTTGAACAAGTCATGTCTTTAATGGGTTTAATCGCGTCAATTTGGCTGGTGCTAGGTGTTTATTCAGCAGCAAAACTTTACCCTAACTACAATCACAACGAGCAATTTTGTAGTGAACTTGGTGCTGTTGGTAGCCCAACACAAAGGTTTTCTCCACTTATCAACAACTACCCGCTCGGTGTGCTGTTTTGCCTCTTTGGTGCGTATGTATTTAACTTAGAACCTAATATATGGCTTCAGCTTACTGGAGTATGTATTGTCGTGCATGGTCTAGGCACTTGGGTTGCAGGCTTTTTCCCTATGGATGCAGATCCTTACACCAAAGCACCGAGTCGTGACTGTAACATTCATTCATGGGCGGGTTTATTTATGTTACTTTCACTGTTGCTAGCCCCTATATTCATGCTCATTGCGCCGCTCTCTGCCATTAACAGCATCGCGTTTAAAGCTTTTTCAATCATGAGTCTTATTGCTACTATTTATACCCTCATGTTGATGAAGAAAGCCTATGTGCAGAAACAAAAAGTTGGGCTATATCAGCGTATTTCTTATGGCACGCAGCTAGCCTGGTTGAGCGTGCTCTCTCTAGTCATCTCTTTTAGTTAA
- a CDS encoding LysR family transcriptional regulator, which translates to MNVSLPALKAFESAARLGSFKAAATELAISPTAVSHHINNLEQRLSVNLFIRETRKVTLTATGRQLADATNQGFNIIQAGIDKVTAKDNLINVATTSSFAALVLIPALHHFYQQYPQITVNITSGEQLTTDNFTLPVRFGIREQQNQADIIKCEQFNLFSAPHIADKFINNESVTIYTTKWKNNALPNAPLEDWLALNALQDKHVVVKYFDQELFGIQQAMLENAYVFCSYTLTQGYRQAGLLAELNTQAIDSAFCYYIENKQKNTTRHNHVFIEWLDNLML; encoded by the coding sequence AGAACTGGCAATTTCACCCACAGCTGTTTCTCACCACATAAATAACCTTGAGCAACGACTTAGTGTGAACTTGTTTATTCGTGAAACAAGAAAAGTCACGCTTACAGCTACAGGAAGACAATTGGCAGATGCCACAAACCAAGGCTTTAACATCATACAAGCTGGTATTGATAAAGTGACGGCGAAAGACAACTTGATCAATGTCGCAACCACCTCATCTTTTGCCGCATTGGTGCTTATTCCAGCGCTACACCACTTTTATCAGCAATACCCTCAAATAACTGTCAACATCACCAGTGGTGAGCAACTCACAACAGATAACTTCACCTTACCCGTTCGATTTGGAATACGTGAGCAACAAAATCAAGCAGATATCATCAAGTGCGAGCAATTTAATCTGTTTAGTGCGCCTCATATCGCAGATAAGTTCATCAATAATGAAAGCGTGACCATTTACACCACCAAGTGGAAAAACAACGCTTTACCAAACGCCCCACTTGAAGACTGGCTTGCCCTTAATGCATTACAAGACAAACATGTTGTCGTTAAGTATTTCGATCAAGAGCTGTTTGGTATTCAACAAGCCATGCTCGAAAACGCCTATGTGTTTTGCTCTTACACGCTCACTCAAGGTTACCGACAAGCGGGGTTACTTGCAGAATTAAATACCCAAGCTATCGATTCTGCCTTTTGTTACTACATCGAAAACAAACAAAAAAATACTACTAGACACAACCATGTGTTCATCGAATGGTTAGACAATCTCATGCTGTAA